The DNA window GAAGACCGCATGGTTAAGCGGTTTATCCGTAAAGAGAGCAAGGGGCCAGAAGTTCCACACGGCATTCCTTTAACCGAAGCGCAAATTAAAGAGCTTGGCAGCGCAAATATGAAAGCGGTCGGTAAAGCAATCAAACCGACTAAACAAGAAATAGACATGAACCCACGTTCACGCAGCTCTGTGTTAAGAGTTGCTGAAAAGCTCTAGGTCAACAGACCCTAATTACTATGACGAAATCCACTCCTAACCTTGCTAAGTTGATCGCGATGGATTTACTTACTATTGGTCGCTGGCCATTGTTGCTGTTGCTGCTAATTCTGGCTTCGGCAATGGGAGTGGTATTCGCGACCCACCACGCGCGTCAGGCGATCACTGAAAGAGATCACACGCTGGTTGAGCGAGAGCGTTTAGACAGCGAATGGCGCAACCTGATGTTGGAAGAAACAGCCCTGGCAGAACACAGCCGAGTTCAGGACCTTGCAAAAAAGGAGCTTGAAATGAAACGGCCTGATGGCGATAAAGAAGTGGTTATCACACTAAAATGATCAGAAAGAAAACCAGTTCCAGACAAGGAAATAAACGCAAGTCCCTGGCCAAAACTAAAGCGGCCGTCGATGAGAAAAAAGTCGAAAATAAATCTGCCAATGTCATGGCTGAAGAATCGTTCTTGATTCGTTGGCGTTTTCACCTGTTACTGTTTTTTGTCTTCTCTGCTTTTGCCCTTCTTGTCGGGCGGGTTGCCTACATTCAAATCATTGAGCCCGATAACCTGATCAAGCAGGGTGACCTTCGTTCGGTACGTGTAAAGTCGATTCCTTCCGCACGCGGTATTATCTCAGACCGTAATGGAGAGCCACTTGCTGTCAGTGTACCTGTCGAGGCTGTATGGGCTGATCCCGCGACCATCTTTAAAGATAATGCTTTGAGCCAAACCCAGAGTTGGTACGCACTAGCGGATGTACTTGGTGTCGATCGTCAAGGTTTGATTGACAAAATTAAACGCAATGAGAAGCGCCGTTTCATTTATCTGCAGCGTCAGGTCAGCCCTGCAATGGCGAATTATATCCGAGAGCTGAAGTTACCTGGAGTCGGACTTAAATCAGAATCCCGCCGTTATTATCCGGCAGGTGAGGTCAGTGCTCACCTTGTTGGTGTTACCGGGATTGATGGCCACGGTCTGGAGGGCGTCGAGCGCAGCTACGATGAGTGGTTGACGGGTGAAGAAGGCAGAAAAACCATTCGTAAAGATCGCTATGGCCGAGTGGTAGAAAACATTGCGTGGCAGGAAAAACAGGAAGGTAAATCGCTGCAACTGACCATAGATCAGCGCCTGCAATCCATAGCTTATCGTGCAATTAAACAGTCAGTTGCCGATCATCGTGCAACTTCCGGTTCGGCAGTGATGTTGGACGTAAAAACCGGTGCGGTACTGGCGATGGTCAATGCACCATCGTATAACCCGAACAATCGCACTGACTGGCAAAGTTACAAAATGCGCAACCGTGTGATCACCGACTCTATGGAGCCGGGCTCAACAATTAAACCTTTCGTCGTTCTGGCCGCCTTAGAGAATGAGATAGCAGATACCAGCACTATTGTTGATACCGGTAATGGTGTACTTCGATTAGGTGGCAGCCGGGTAAAGGATGTTTCTCCTGTCGGTAAAGCGAATCTAGAGACGATACTGAAAAAATCCAGTAACGTCGGTGTGACCAAGTTAGCGATGCAGATGCCCGTTGAAGCATTGCTCGGCTTGTACAGTTCGGTTGGGTTTGGTGAGCTTTCTGGCCTGAATCTCATCGGGGAAGTCACCGGTATTTTCCCTACCCGTTCACGTTGGTCTCCGATAGAGCATGCCACAATTTCTTTTGGTTATGGTCTGTCGATCACACCTATTCAGTTGGCTCACGCTTATGCGACGCTGGGTAATCTCGGTAAATATGAGCCAATCCATATTATTAAAAGCAATGCCCGTGATATGTCACGGCAAGTGGTTAGCCCTGAGCATGCGCGTCAGGTACTGAATATGTTAGAAACGGTGACGCAGGAGGGGGGCTCGGCTCGCCGTGCTGCAGTACCAGGCTACCGGATTGGGGCCAAAACCGGTACTTCTCGTAAAGCTTCAGCCGGGGGATACAGCGATGAATACATTACTTATACCGCGGGGCTTGCACCTGTAAGCGACCCTAAAATAGCACTGGTTGTGATCGTCAATGAGCCACAAGGTGATGATTACTATGGTGGTTCGGTAGCGTCTCCTGTTTTTTCTGAAATCATGAAAGGCGCACTACAGATCCTGAACGTTGCGCCAGATGAAAATAAATTCCAGCAGTAAACTCGCTTAGTTTACTGCTAAACAACTTGAGTAAACCTGAGCTAAAGCTCGGAGAACAAATATGACTAAAGCCATCAGTATGGACGCATTATTATCTTCTTGGGTTGAGTGCCCGAGCCTCGCGTCCGTTCTTGTTTCTAAACTGGAACTCGATAGCCGACGAGTCCAACCCGGAACAACATTTGTTGCGATTGTTGGTCACGTAGTGGATGGGAGAAAATTTATCCCTTCTGCTATTGAACACGGTGCGAATGCTGTTATTGCACAAGCATGTGATGTCAAAGTGCATGGCACGATAGAAATGGTCGGTGAAACCCCGGTTATCTATTTAGATGCTCTGGATCAGTGTCTGTCTGCCATCGCAGGTCAACTTTACACCTACCCGGAAATGGAGCTTATAGGTGTTACAGGTACCAATGGTAAAACGACTATTACCCAGCTGATTGCGCAGTGGATTGACTTAACCGGTTCCAAAGCGGCCGTCATGGGGACCACGGGGAATGGTTTTCTTGGTCAGCTGCAAGAAGCTGCAAACACCACGGGTAACGCGGTAGAGATCCAGCACACGTTAGCCTCACTGGCGGACCAGAAAGCGAAATACACCGCGCTGGAAGTTTCTTCCCATGGTCTGGTGCAGGGGCGAGTGAAAGCTCTGTCATTTACCGCAGGTGTGTTTACCAATCTGAGCCGTGACCATCTTGATTACCATGGCACGATGGAAGATTATGCCAGCGCTAAGTTTACGCTCTTTACCCAGCATCAATGCGAAAAATCCATCATCAATGTTGATGATGAAGTGGGTGCAGACTGGGCGAGAGAGTTGACGAATGCGATTGCCGTCTCTTTAACGCCGACTTCTGAGTATAAGAATGCCCTTTGGGCCAAGCGTGTGGCGTATGCTGAATCCGGTATTACTATCGAATTCGATGGTAAGTTTGGCGCAGGTGAGCTTTACGCGCCTCTGATTGGTGAGTTCAATGCGACGAACCTGATGCTGGCATTTGCCACTCTGCTAAGCTTAGGTTTCAGCAAACAGGACCTTGTGGCTACAGCAAGTCAACTTCAACCCGTATTAGGCAGGATGGAACTGTTTCAGGCAGAAAAGCGTGCCAAAGTCGTCGTCGATTATGCTCATACACCTGATGCGCTAGAAAAAGCGTTGCAGGCTCTGCGCGTGCATTGTGAAGGTCAGCTTTGGGCTATTGTA is part of the Vibrio sp. B1FLJ16 genome and encodes:
- the murE gene encoding UDP-N-acetylmuramoyl-L-alanyl-D-glutamate--2,6-diaminopimelate ligase gives rise to the protein MTKAISMDALLSSWVECPSLASVLVSKLELDSRRVQPGTTFVAIVGHVVDGRKFIPSAIEHGANAVIAQACDVKVHGTIEMVGETPVIYLDALDQCLSAIAGQLYTYPEMELIGVTGTNGKTTITQLIAQWIDLTGSKAAVMGTTGNGFLGQLQEAANTTGNAVEIQHTLASLADQKAKYTALEVSSHGLVQGRVKALSFTAGVFTNLSRDHLDYHGTMEDYASAKFTLFTQHQCEKSIINVDDEVGADWARELTNAIAVSLTPTSEYKNALWAKRVAYAESGITIEFDGKFGAGELYAPLIGEFNATNLMLAFATLLSLGFSKQDLVATASQLQPVLGRMELFQAEKRAKVVVDYAHTPDALEKALQALRVHCEGQLWAIVGCGGDRDAGKRPMMAEIAERLGDRVVLTDDNPRSESPELIVKDMLSGLSKPADAVIEHDRFQALSYALENASAQDIILVAGKGHEDYQIRNGETIHYSDRESAMQLLGLSS
- a CDS encoding penicillin-binding transpeptidase domain-containing protein; translated protein: MIRKKTSSRQGNKRKSLAKTKAAVDEKKVENKSANVMAEESFLIRWRFHLLLFFVFSAFALLVGRVAYIQIIEPDNLIKQGDLRSVRVKSIPSARGIISDRNGEPLAVSVPVEAVWADPATIFKDNALSQTQSWYALADVLGVDRQGLIDKIKRNEKRRFIYLQRQVSPAMANYIRELKLPGVGLKSESRRYYPAGEVSAHLVGVTGIDGHGLEGVERSYDEWLTGEEGRKTIRKDRYGRVVENIAWQEKQEGKSLQLTIDQRLQSIAYRAIKQSVADHRATSGSAVMLDVKTGAVLAMVNAPSYNPNNRTDWQSYKMRNRVITDSMEPGSTIKPFVVLAALENEIADTSTIVDTGNGVLRLGGSRVKDVSPVGKANLETILKKSSNVGVTKLAMQMPVEALLGLYSSVGFGELSGLNLIGEVTGIFPTRSRWSPIEHATISFGYGLSITPIQLAHAYATLGNLGKYEPIHIIKSNARDMSRQVVSPEHARQVLNMLETVTQEGGSARRAAVPGYRIGAKTGTSRKASAGGYSDEYITYTAGLAPVSDPKIALVVIVNEPQGDDYYGGSVASPVFSEIMKGALQILNVAPDENKFQQ
- the ftsL gene encoding cell division protein FtsL, with product MTKSTPNLAKLIAMDLLTIGRWPLLLLLLILASAMGVVFATHHARQAITERDHTLVERERLDSEWRNLMLEETALAEHSRVQDLAKKELEMKRPDGDKEVVITLK